A section of the Tachysurus fulvidraco isolate hzauxx_2018 chromosome 7, HZAU_PFXX_2.0, whole genome shotgun sequence genome encodes:
- the si:ch211-215i13.3 gene encoding brain and acute leukemia cytoplasmic protein codes for MGCGGSRSDAIEPRRHESWTRETESTWLTSTDAEGPNNSISKGVEARSSLSSKDKRMVNTGIQCGKPPLTSSTCTNHQRSQQTKLESVQESDCSLK; via the exons ATGGGTTGCGGTGGAAGCCGGAGCGATGCCATCGAGCCCAGACGCCATGAGAGCTGGACCAGAGAGACCGAGTCGACGTGGCTCACCAGTACAGACGCCGAGGGTCCTAACAACAGCATCA GTAAAGGTGTGGAAGCACGATCTTCTCTGTCTTCTAAAGACAAAAGAATGGTTAACACAGGGATACAGTGTGGAAAACCACCCTTAACCTCTAGCACATGTACAAATCATCAGAGAAG CCAGCAAACGAAGCTGGAGAGCGTCCAAGAAAGCGACTGTTCCCTCAAATGA